TCATGTTTGCAAGAAATTAAAAGAATTGCATTTCAACTTATTCCCCAACGTATCTCTTGTATTGACTAGTAATTTGAATTACATTATTCAAACAAGAAAAGAATTAGCGAAAGTTATATGTTTCAGTCACATATAAAACCTAAAAATAATTGACATGTATAATGATTCCTTCCCTCCCTGCTAATTAAGCAAAAGACATAACTTGGAAAAAAAATTAAGGAGATCTAAGAAAAAGAGAAGATAAATAATAGAAGGTGAAATGAGCAGCATGGCTTGCTATCAATATGCTGGAGAAGTACTTGAACTGTTGACTTTATTGTTGCCATTGCTACTGTTTATTGTTTCATTATTGTTGCTTGGAGTCGTTGCGGCTGAAGTATTGTTATTAGTAACATTGTTGGAATGGTGTGAATTGCCAATTAAAGAAGTGACGGCCGTTGCTAATGCTGCTGCAAAATTAGGATCAGCAGTAAGAACATTCACTGTGTCACCAATTGATGGCAATGTTGACAGATTTTGGGACATTTGGAGGCCAGAGAATTTTGATTGGTTATATAAAGCTTGGCCAAAAATCTGAGGTAAAAGTGCAATAGGATTTCCAGGGGAATTTTGGTGTGGATTTTGGAAAGGGAATTGGGATTGGTTAGAGGGTCCTTTAAATTGCAAAGGATTTGAGGTTTGAGTTAGGTCCAACGTAACAGTAGGGAATGGTGCAGAGGCTGAAATTGTCGCTATACTAGAAGAACAAGGGAGGAGTGTTCTGGCTAAGATATTTGAGCTCATTAAGCCATCTGCACTTGGCATGGAACCTGAGAGCAGCATTCGTGCTGCTGAGGAAGTAGTTGAGGCCATTGCTGCCGCGGCCGGCGGCAATGGGTGGTTGTGATTCCCTTCGTAAGTTGTGATCAAGATTGTTTTGTCCTCTGCACATCTTTGAACCTGTCAATGCCATAAAATACACTTCAGTCCAAAGTTAATTAGCAAGATACAGTGGCAGATCTAATATTTAGTCGAATCCACTATGTCTATTTATATGAACATAAATAAAAACGGGTACTTATAAAAGATACAACTCATATTCTAAATTTTGAATCTACCAGATACCAAATTGGGAAAATAATAGACTTTTCTTGTTACCTTTGCTATAATTTTATCTAAATATATTACACTCTTTTTCTTActagaatcaaatattttaaaTACATGATATTACTTCCTAATCGAGAAACTTTCTTGGttgaatactttttttttttattgactACTATAAAATCTATTTTGTCTTTGATCAAGATAGGGTAATAGCGACTTCATGCCAACTAGTTGTAACAATCAGTGGTGGATATCAAGTGAACAACTGCACAAGGCTTGCAAGTGatacatttttctttttcaagtgTATACGCTAAAATTAGAGAGATTGCTAGCCATTTAATTTGACTAATATATTCTTGAAAAACAAAAGCACAGAATCTAATCATGGTTGAAGttatttaaacaaaaaaaaaaaaaaaggacataCTTGCTTCCTAACTGGACAGCCAGCTGCCATGGTGCAGCGATAATAAGCCCGTGGACACGGGTTTCCCTTCGCCATTTTTTGCCCATACTTCCGCCATTGGCAACCATCTGTGATCTATATAAGTGCACCAAAAAAGAAAAGGCATCCATTTATTCTACGTACCAAATTTTAAACTGATGAAATACTAAAGCAACGAATATAAATGATTCTTACAATTGATCTAAGTGGTTTAAGATTGAGCGCTAGTCAATTGACTTTGAAAACTAAATATTAAAGCAAACtaattttgattgaaatttttttatctAGATTAATTTAACTGAACATAGagtttaagaaataaagaaaaacgTTAGGCTCTTTAGTCAGCGGTTCAATCAAAATTGTTTGGttcaaatattaaaaaaaagtCGATCCTTTTTTAACAAACTAATAGTAAATGGAATAGCATCAATAAATGAATCCAGATTCATACCATGGGAGCTTCGGATCGAGCCCTAACAGATACACGAGCCTTCCTTATGGTAGCCTCAGTGGCTTGATCAACAGTAGTACTACTCTTGGACTCATTGCCTGCTACTCTAGGAACCTTATTAGGACCCCAACAAGATAAACCTTTTTCAGGACTATCCTCTCTATCACTGGAACCAGACTCAACGATATTCATCGGTGGTGATCGTGACTGTTCCCAGCTTCTTCTCCCCTCGGACGAAGACAACGATGCCTCATTTGCTAGGCGGCCAAGATCCATAAACTGCCTAGGTCTCATTTGACTACTTTGGTATTGCTGCTTGATTTCATCCCCTTTGTCATCTTGCTCAACATGATCATGTTGTTGTTTCTGTTTAATCATTGTCAATTGCATCTGTAGAGTACTACAATTTGTTGTTACCTGATTTAACATGTCCCTTAAATGTCGATTTTCACCGTTTATTCTCTCCAACTCAGCCTGAAGAACTGCTAACTATACCATATAATTGCAAAAATGTCAACATCTTGAATTGTATGACTATATATCTCATTTAAAAGGTCAAGTTGTTCGAAGGAGGATAGAGCAGGCCAGTGCGCTCCCGCTATGCACAGGGTCCAGGGAAGGACCAGACCACAAggatctattgtacgcagccttaccctgcatttttgcaagagaCTGTTTCTGAGGTTCAAACCCGTAACCTCATAGTCACATGGCAGCAATTTTATAAGTTACGCCAAGGCTTCACTTCGTCCAAAACAGaatacttttatttacttaattatgccTTTAACATaactaaaagaagaaaaaaactagTAGACTGATTACTACTATGTTAAAGATCTAATTCTTACCTCAGTTTTTGTTCTTCTATCTTCAGAAGAAGCTGGGGATAAACCATCTTCCACTATGGACTGATCACTACTAGTGTTTGCAGTGAGAAGTTGCAAACCAGTCTACAAAATGAGAGAATTGGATTAGAATTCACTTATACAAACTAAGCGAAACTGATGAAAAAGAATAAACTTGATAAAGGTAGCTTACATTTATGTTGAAATCTAATTCAAGAGGTTTGTTGAATTCTTTTCTTTCGTCGGTGTCCTTACAATTGACATCTTCTTTAGCAGCAAAGAAGTCCATCTCATCAAGAATTGGTCTTTTTTGGTCATGATCATTAATAAGATTCACTGGGAATTGAATAGTAGTGGGAGGTGATGATGACATGTTCTTGGTTAGGGAATCCATAATATTATTGGATGATAAAAAAGGTTCAAGCTTGAGTAATTTGTAGAAAAAATGGTGGTCTTTTGATGAGGGGTATTCAAGAAAGAGTGTTGTGGGATCTGGATCAAAGAAGAGTCCACTACCATTGGCCATATATGAATTACAAAGGAAACAGAAAAAGAGATAGGCTTTGAATACAGCAATGGACTCggcaataaaaagggaaagaaggAAGACCAAATACTAGAGAGGGGGGGAGGAGGTAAAGGAGGGGATG
This sequence is a window from Nicotiana tomentosiformis chromosome 5, ASM39032v3, whole genome shotgun sequence. Protein-coding genes within it:
- the LOC104109328 gene encoding probable WRKY transcription factor 31, with the translated sequence MANGSGLFFDPDPTTLFLEYPSSKDHHFFYKLLKLEPFLSSNNIMDSLTKNMSSSPPTTIQFPVNLINDHDQKRPILDEMDFFAAKEDVNCKDTDERKEFNKPLELDFNINTGLQLLTANTSSDQSIVEDGLSPASSEDRRTKTELAVLQAELERINGENRHLRDMLNQVTTNCSTLQMQLTMIKQKQQHDHVEQDDKGDEIKQQYQSSQMRPRQFMDLGRLANEASLSSSEGRRSWEQSRSPPMNIVESGSSDREDSPEKGLSCWGPNKVPRVAGNESKSSTTVDQATEATIRKARVSVRARSEAPMITDGCQWRKYGQKMAKGNPCPRAYYRCTMAAGCPVRKQVQRCAEDKTILITTYEGNHNHPLPPAAAAMASTTSSAARMLLSGSMPSADGLMSSNILARTLLPCSSSIATISASAPFPTVTLDLTQTSNPLQFKGPSNQSQFPFQNPHQNSPGNPIALLPQIFGQALYNQSKFSGLQMSQNLSTLPSIGDTVNVLTADPNFAAALATAVTSLIGNSHHSNNVTNNNTSAATTPSNNNETINSSNGNNKVNSSSTSPAY